The nucleotide sequence GGTACGTATACTAATACTCAAGCTGCGTTTATTTTGAAATCGTTTTTTGAAAAAAACCCCCCAAAAGCAGCTCGGCTAATTCACAGAGGCACATCCAACAATATGATTTATGCTATTGGAAACTATACCACAACTAACAACTTGACCATGCGTTTGTATATTTTGCTCAAACAGGATTCAGGAAAATACTATATCCAAGAACTGCGGTTGGAAAACAATTCATAAGAAAAAGACTAAGCCTGTTTTTATTTTACGCCACGAATAAGTAAGAAAAGGTTAATTTTTAATTTTTTGGGCGTGCCCTTGTGGGCGTTTCGCTTGCGCTCATGCCCACAAGGTCGGCGTGCTACGG is from Bacteroidia bacterium and encodes:
- a CDS encoding DUF4783 domain-containing protein, whose translation is MKIIHYTLFLVFWGLCIGTKISYAQEDTFRQIETAIQNADANTIAQMIKGTADITIGEEEGTYTNTQAAFILKSFFEKNPPKAARLIHRGTSNNMIYAIGNYTTTNNLTMRLYILLKQDSGKYYIQELRLENNS